A single Glycine soja cultivar W05 chromosome 14, ASM419377v2, whole genome shotgun sequence DNA region contains:
- the LOC114383363 gene encoding uncharacterized protein LOC114383363, with translation MFGTAIRCLAKKPKPKMGPVILKTPPEQRQTITRTLFDIIKEHGPITVANTWERVQEVGLKDLTSKNHMKIVLKWMRERQKIRLLCNHVGAHKQFLYTTWFTKPVTPPKNSS, from the exons ATGTTTGGGACGGCGATTCGATGTTTGGCGAAGAAACCGAAGCCGAAGATGGGACCCGTGATCCTGAAAACGCCGCCGGAGCAGAGGCAGACAATCACAAGAACCCTCTTCGATATAATTAAGGAGCATGGTCCCATCACTGTTGCTAACACCTGGGAACGTGTCCAG GAAGTTGGATTGAAAGATTTGACAAGCAAGAATCACATGAAAATAGTGCTGAAATGGATGAGAGAGAGGCAGAAGATTCGGCTCCTTTGCAACCACGTTGGAGCACACAAACAGTTTCTCTACACCACTTGGTTTACCAAGCCGGTTACCCCTCCCAAGAATTcctcttga
- the LOC114382965 gene encoding uncharacterized protein LOC114382965, which produces MNKGQSPEPLDFFIWTVEDVGLWLETINLGSYSQIFKENGVNGEYLEGMSMFTTEQILRFIRRCHMKWGDFITLCKELRRIKVACLKGEQKVRRPWWAPACLSTVFLKVAKSNRQSRVVSLKLEP; this is translated from the exons ATGAACAAAGGACAGTCACCGGAGCCTCTTGATTTCTTCATCTGGACTGTTGAG GATGTTGGCTTGTGGCTGGAGACTATAAATCTTGGTAGTTACAGccaaatttttaaagaaaatggtGTTAATGGAGAATACCTGGAAGGCATGTCCATGTTTACGACTGAACAGATCCTACGTTTTATAAGACGTTGCCACATGAAGTGGGGAGACTTCATCACATTATGCAAGGAATTAAGACGGATTAAAG TGGCTTGTCTGAAAGGGGAGCAGAAGGTGCGGCGGCCATGGTGGGCACCGGCTTGCCTATCTACAGTGTTCTTAAAGGTTGCAAAATCCAACAGACAATCAAGAGTTGTTTCCTTGAAGCTGGAACCATGA